A section of the Paenibacillus odorifer genome encodes:
- a CDS encoding carbohydrate ABC transporter permease, which yields MGESAITRKSWSDRIFDFFVYFVILFVVVITIYPFLNVLAISLNDSVDSVRGGVTIYPRQFTWDNYLKIFTFSGLITGFKISALRTVVGTLFGLISASMLAFTISRPDFAGRKFVSTFLAMTMYISGGMIPIYMLIKDLHMMNSFAVYVLPGLVSAFNVFVIRSFIDGLPYALQESAKLDGANDFTIYFRVILPLMKPALATIALFLAVGQWNAWLDTYLYNGSSPNLTTLQFELMKVLQTTTSGNGGDYRSNIASLASNQVSPESLKMAITIVVTVPILLVYPFIQKYFVKGMTLGAVKS from the coding sequence GTGGGAGAATCAGCTATCACCAGAAAGTCATGGTCAGACCGGATCTTTGATTTCTTTGTATATTTTGTAATCCTGTTCGTAGTTGTAATCACGATTTATCCGTTTTTGAACGTGCTTGCAATCTCACTAAATGATTCAGTGGATAGTGTGCGCGGTGGAGTTACCATCTATCCCCGCCAGTTTACTTGGGACAATTACTTGAAAATCTTCACCTTCTCGGGATTAATCACCGGGTTTAAAATATCCGCTTTGCGGACAGTTGTCGGTACTCTATTCGGACTGATCAGTGCCTCGATGCTGGCGTTTACGATCAGCCGCCCTGACTTTGCAGGCCGTAAATTCGTTTCCACATTCTTGGCAATGACCATGTATATCTCTGGAGGAATGATTCCTATATACATGCTGATCAAGGATCTGCATATGATGAACAGCTTTGCAGTTTATGTCCTACCTGGATTGGTCAGTGCTTTTAACGTTTTCGTCATCCGCTCCTTTATCGACGGCCTGCCATATGCATTGCAGGAATCGGCGAAGCTAGATGGAGCCAATGACTTTACCATCTACTTCCGGGTCATTTTGCCACTGATGAAACCAGCGTTAGCAACAATTGCGCTGTTCCTAGCAGTAGGTCAATGGAATGCTTGGTTGGATACTTATCTGTACAATGGTTCGAGCCCTAACTTGACCACATTACAATTCGAACTGATGAAGGTTCTGCAGACCACAACCAGTGGTAACGGAGGCGACTACCGCTCCAACATTGCTTCGCTGGCTTCCAATCAGGTCTCACCGGAGTCGCTCAAAATGGCGATTACGATTGTCGTAACCGTACCGATCCTGTTGGTTTATCCGTTCATTCAGAAGTATTTTGTTAAAGGTATGACACTTGGTGCTGTGAAGAGCTAA